One Methylosinus sp. C49 DNA segment encodes these proteins:
- the clpB gene encoding ATP-dependent chaperone ClpB, with protein sequence MNFDKYTTRAQGFVQAAMSLATREGNPQLTPEHVLKVLLDDEQGLSAGLIDRAGGRSREALAKTEAALAKLPKVSGGGAGQPSLNQATARLFDNAEKLAQKASDSYVTVERLLLAIALEKGTDAARILSEAGVTPQTLNSAIEDLRKGRTADSASAESAYDSLKKYARDLTEAAREGKLDPVIGRDEEIRRTIQVLSRRTKNNPVLIGEPGVGKTAIIEGLALRIVNGDVPESLQDKKLLALDMGALIAGAKYRGEFEERLKAVLNEITAAQGGIILFIDEMHTLVGAGKADGAMDASNLLKPALARGELHCVGATTLDEYRKHVEKDAALARRFQPVFVDEPTVEDTISILRGLKEKYEMHHGVRITDAAIVAAATLSNRYISDRFLPDKAIDLVDEAGSRLRMQIDSKPEELDELDRRIIQLRIEQEALRKETDPASKDRLAKLETELAELTEKSSALTQRWKSEKDKLGHAQKLKEQLENARNELAQAQRRGEFQRAGELAYGLIPDLERKLASSEKEGAQKMLEEEVTPEHVAQVVSRWTGIPVDKMLEGEREKLLHMEDELARRVVGQKEAVAAVSTAVRRARAGLQDPNRPIGSFIFLGPTGVGKTELTKALANFLFDDETALVRLDMSEYMEKHSVARLIGAPPGYVGYEEGGALTEAVRRRPYQVVLFDEIEKAHPDVFNVLLQVLDDGRLTDGQGRTVDFKNTLIIMTSNLGSEFLVMQQEGEDSSAVHAEVMQVVRSHFRPEFLNRVDEIVLFHRLRREDMGAIVDIQILRLQKLLDDRKITLKLDDKARALLAAKGYDPAYGARPLKRVIQKELQDPLAEALLGGDIVDGSTVWVSTDSQGLTLDGRPIGRRSFGAEKAA encoded by the coding sequence ATGAATTTCGACAAATACACGACGCGCGCGCAGGGCTTCGTGCAGGCCGCGATGTCGCTCGCGACGCGTGAGGGCAATCCGCAGCTCACGCCCGAGCATGTTTTGAAAGTGCTGCTCGACGATGAGCAGGGCCTTTCCGCCGGCCTCATCGATCGCGCCGGCGGCCGCTCGCGAGAGGCGCTCGCCAAGACGGAAGCCGCGCTCGCCAAGCTGCCGAAAGTCTCCGGCGGCGGCGCCGGACAGCCTTCGCTCAATCAGGCCACCGCGCGGCTCTTCGACAATGCGGAGAAGCTCGCGCAAAAGGCCAGCGATTCCTATGTCACCGTCGAGCGATTGCTGCTCGCCATCGCGCTCGAGAAGGGAACCGACGCGGCGCGCATTTTGAGCGAGGCCGGCGTGACGCCGCAGACGCTCAACTCCGCCATAGAGGATTTGCGCAAGGGCCGCACCGCCGATTCCGCCTCGGCCGAGAGCGCCTATGATTCGCTGAAGAAATATGCGCGCGATCTCACCGAGGCCGCGCGCGAGGGCAAGCTCGATCCGGTGATCGGCCGCGACGAGGAGATTCGCCGCACGATTCAGGTGCTGTCGCGGCGCACCAAGAACAATCCCGTGCTGATCGGCGAGCCCGGCGTCGGCAAGACGGCGATCATCGAGGGGCTGGCGCTGCGCATCGTCAATGGCGACGTGCCGGAATCGCTGCAGGACAAGAAGCTGCTCGCGCTCGACATGGGCGCGCTGATCGCCGGCGCGAAATATCGCGGCGAGTTCGAGGAGCGCTTGAAAGCCGTGCTCAATGAGATCACCGCCGCGCAGGGCGGGATCATATTGTTCATCGACGAGATGCATACGCTGGTCGGCGCCGGCAAGGCGGATGGCGCGATGGACGCCTCCAATCTGCTGAAGCCCGCATTGGCGCGCGGCGAATTGCATTGCGTCGGCGCCACCACGCTCGACGAATATCGCAAGCATGTGGAGAAAGACGCCGCTCTGGCGCGGCGCTTCCAGCCGGTGTTCGTCGACGAGCCGACGGTCGAGGACACCATCTCCATTCTGCGCGGGCTGAAAGAAAAATACGAGATGCACCATGGCGTGCGCATCACCGACGCCGCGATCGTGGCGGCGGCGACGCTCTCCAATCGTTACATCTCGGACCGCTTTCTGCCGGACAAGGCGATCGATCTCGTCGATGAGGCGGGCTCGCGCCTGCGCATGCAGATCGATTCCAAGCCCGAGGAATTGGACGAGCTCGATCGGCGCATCATTCAGTTGCGCATAGAGCAGGAGGCGCTGCGCAAGGAGACCGATCCGGCCTCGAAGGATCGGCTCGCCAAATTGGAGACCGAGCTCGCCGAGCTGACCGAGAAATCATCGGCGCTCACGCAGCGCTGGAAGTCCGAGAAGGACAAGCTCGGCCATGCGCAAAAGCTGAAGGAGCAGCTCGAGAACGCACGCAACGAGCTGGCCCAGGCGCAGCGCCGCGGCGAGTTTCAGCGCGCCGGCGAGCTGGCCTATGGTCTGATCCCCGATCTCGAGCGCAAGCTCGCGTCGAGCGAGAAGGAGGGCGCGCAGAAAATGCTCGAGGAGGAGGTCACTCCCGAGCATGTGGCGCAGGTCGTCTCGCGCTGGACCGGCATTCCGGTCGATAAAATGCTCGAGGGCGAGCGCGAGAAGCTGCTCCATATGGAGGACGAGCTGGCGCGCCGCGTCGTCGGGCAGAAGGAGGCCGTCGCCGCCGTCTCCACGGCGGTGCGCCGCGCCCGCGCAGGATTGCAGGATCCCAACCGGCCGATCGGCTCTTTCATCTTCCTGGGGCCGACCGGCGTCGGCAAGACGGAGCTGACCAAGGCGCTCGCCAATTTCCTCTTCGACGATGAGACCGCTTTGGTGCGGCTCGACATGTCGGAATATATGGAGAAGCATTCGGTGGCGCGGCTCATCGGCGCGCCTCCCGGCTATGTCGGCTATGAGGAGGGCGGCGCGCTCACCGAGGCGGTGCGGCGTCGGCCCTATCAGGTCGTGCTGTTCGACGAGATCGAGAAGGCGCATCCCGATGTGTTCAACGTCCTGCTGCAGGTGCTGGACGATGGGCGCCTCACCGACGGCCAGGGCCGCACCGTCGATTTCAAGAACACGCTCATCATCATGACGTCGAATCTCGGCTCCGAATTCCTGGTGATGCAGCAGGAGGGAGAGGATTCCTCCGCCGTGCATGCCGAGGTGATGCAAGTGGTGCGGTCGCATTTCAGGCCGGAGTTCCTGAACCGCGTCGATGAGATCGTGCTGTTCCACCGCCTGCGGCGGGAGGATATGGGCGCGATCGTCGATATTCAGATCCTGCGGCTGCAAAAGCTGCTGGACGATCGCAAGATCACGCTGAAGCTCGACGACAAGGCGCGGGCGCTGCTCGCCGCCAAGGGCTACGACCCGGCCTATGGCGCGCGCCCGCTGAAGCGCGTTATCCAGAAGGAGCTGCAGGATCCGCTCGCCGAGGCGCTGCTCGGCGGCGACATAGTGGACGGCTCGACCGTGTGGGTCTCGACCGACAGCCAGGGGCTGACCTTGGACGGGCGGCCGATCGGACGGCGGAGCTTCGGAGCCGAAAAAGCGGCGTGA
- a CDS encoding glutathione S-transferase N-terminal domain-containing protein, producing MKFYMTPGSCSTGIHILLEEIGLVFEAYILNLPRGDHLKPEYLAINPHGTIPTLVRDDGTALCDFVSIATWLAETYPRRKLLPEDLAGKERAMEVLNFATRYIHGEGFRRVFTPERYAVAGDIEAVKAQGREIVAEALLKVSGELDGKSYAAGAFSIADAGLFYVEFWADKIGMELPVNCRAHYELMKTRPTVRQVLAEEGYR from the coding sequence ATGAAATTCTATATGACGCCGGGGTCCTGCTCGACCGGAATTCACATTCTGCTCGAGGAGATCGGCCTCGTCTTCGAGGCCTATATCCTCAATCTGCCGCGGGGCGATCATCTGAAGCCCGAATATCTCGCCATCAACCCGCATGGCACGATTCCGACGCTGGTGCGCGACGACGGCACGGCGCTCTGCGATTTTGTCTCGATCGCGACATGGCTCGCCGAGACCTATCCGCGCCGCAAGCTCTTGCCCGAGGATCTCGCCGGCAAGGAGCGGGCGATGGAAGTGCTCAATTTCGCCACGCGCTACATTCATGGCGAGGGCTTCCGTCGCGTCTTCACGCCGGAGCGCTACGCCGTCGCGGGCGACATAGAGGCGGTGAAGGCGCAGGGTCGCGAGATCGTCGCCGAGGCGCTGCTGAAAGTGAGCGGCGAGCTCGACGGCAAGAGCTATGCGGCGGGCGCCTTCTCCATCGCTGACGCCGGCCTGTTCTATGTGGAGTTCTGGGCCGACAAGATCGGCATGGAGCTGCCGGTCAATTGCCGCGCGCATTATGAGCTGATGAAGACGCGGCCCACGGTGCGGCAGGTGCTGGCCGAGGAAGGCTATCGCTGA
- a CDS encoding PleD family two-component system response regulator has translation MTARILIVDDLLPNIKLLEARLTAEYFDVLSATNGPEAIALCREERCDIVLLDVMMPGMDGFEVCRRLKADPITAHIPVVMVTALDQPADRLRGLEAGADDFLTKPVDEIALIARVRSLARLKVMLDELRARADTSASLGLGDKGARAMADAGKNGRILVLEDRGSSAERITMALRDQHEVTIVSDPQDALFRAAEGNFDLIAVSLDLKGFDALRFCSQIRSLERTRALPILVMADMDDRSRILRGLDLGVNDYIVRPVDRNELVARVRSQLRRKRYADSLRSDLQAAIELAAVDSLTGLNNRRYLETHLAALLDQSAHKGRALTLMMLDIDHFKAVNDTHGHDAGDEVLKHFAQRMKRVVRSADLICRLGGEEFVIVMPDTPLVVAAKVAERVRAAIQSEPFCIDRNGSAIPVTTSIGIAERGKDANAEALLRRADKALYESKSGGRNRVTAAAA, from the coding sequence ATGACCGCACGCATTCTGATCGTCGACGATCTTCTGCCCAATATCAAATTGCTCGAGGCGCGTCTGACAGCCGAATATTTCGACGTCCTCTCGGCGACCAACGGGCCGGAGGCGATCGCGCTCTGCCGCGAGGAACGTTGCGACATCGTGCTGTTGGATGTGATGATGCCGGGCATGGACGGCTTCGAGGTGTGCAGGCGCCTGAAGGCCGACCCCATCACCGCGCATATTCCGGTCGTGATGGTCACGGCGCTCGATCAGCCGGCCGACAGGCTGCGCGGCCTCGAGGCCGGCGCCGACGATTTCCTCACCAAGCCCGTCGATGAGATCGCGCTCATCGCGCGCGTTCGCTCGCTCGCCCGCCTCAAGGTGATGCTCGACGAATTGCGCGCCCGCGCAGACACTTCCGCCAGCCTCGGCCTCGGCGACAAGGGCGCGCGCGCAATGGCCGACGCCGGCAAGAACGGCCGCATTCTCGTGCTCGAGGATCGCGGCAGCTCGGCCGAGCGAATCACCATGGCGCTGCGCGATCAGCATGAGGTGACGATCGTCTCCGACCCGCAGGACGCGCTGTTCCGCGCCGCGGAAGGGAATTTCGATCTCATCGCCGTCAGCCTCGACCTCAAGGGATTCGACGCGCTGCGCTTCTGCAGCCAAATTCGCTCGCTCGAGCGCACGCGCGCGCTGCCCATTCTCGTCATGGCCGATATGGACGACCGCAGCCGCATTTTGCGTGGCCTCGATCTCGGCGTGAACGACTATATCGTGCGGCCGGTCGATCGAAACGAGCTGGTCGCCCGCGTGCGCAGCCAGCTGCGCCGCAAGCGCTACGCCGATAGCCTGCGGTCCGATCTGCAGGCCGCCATCGAGCTCGCCGCCGTCGATTCGCTGACCGGCCTCAACAACAGGCGCTATCTCGAGACGCATCTCGCCGCTCTGCTCGATCAATCCGCGCACAAAGGCCGCGCGCTGACGCTGATGATGCTCGACATCGATCATTTCAAAGCGGTCAACGACACCCATGGCCATGACGCCGGCGACGAGGTGCTGAAGCATTTCGCGCAACGCATGAAGCGCGTGGTGCGCAGCGCCGACCTCATCTGCCGCCTCGGCGGCGAGGAGTTCGTCATCGTGATGCCGGACACGCCGCTGGTCGTCGCCGCCAAAGTGGCGGAGCGCGTGCGCGCCGCCATACAGTCCGAGCCCTTCTGCATCGACCGCAACGGCAGCGCCATTCCCGTGACCACCTCGATCGGCATCGCCGAGCGCGGCAAGGACGCCAACGCCGAGGCGCTGCTGCGGCGCGCCGACAAGGCGCTCTATGAGTCGAAGAGCGGCGGCCGCAATCGCGTCACCGCCGCCGCGGCCTGA
- a CDS encoding response regulator: MPKTVLIVEDNELNMKLFNDLLEANGHSTLQTKSGVEAIALARSHSPDLILMDIQLPEISGLEVTRWIKDDEQLRSIPIIAITAFAMKGDEEKIRQGGCEAYLSKPISVARFLETVNAFLADR, translated from the coding sequence ATGCCCAAAACCGTCCTCATCGTAGAGGATAACGAGCTCAACATGAAGCTCTTCAACGATCTCCTCGAGGCCAATGGGCATTCGACGCTGCAGACCAAGAGCGGCGTCGAGGCGATCGCGCTGGCGCGCAGCCACTCGCCCGACCTCATATTGATGGATATTCAGCTGCCGGAGATCTCGGGCCTCGAGGTCACGCGCTGGATCAAGGACGATGAGCAGTTGCGCTCCATCCCCATCATCGCGATCACAGCCTTCGCGATGAAGGGCGACGAGGAGAAAATTCGCCAGGGCGGCTGCGAGGCCTATCTCTCGAAGCCGATCTCCGTGGCCCGCTTTCTGGAAACCGTGAACGCATTTTTGGCGGACAGGTGA
- a CDS encoding DUF3572 domain-containing protein yields MKIEKTRHRLGGEKRAAAPSKSDARSMALRSLVFLAADDDRMGRFLALTGVDPGDIRALMGEEGFQIALLAHICGDEPLLLDFASGENISPESVVAGLMALSGPAMD; encoded by the coding sequence ATGAAAATCGAAAAGACTAGACACCGTCTCGGTGGCGAAAAGCGGGCGGCCGCGCCATCGAAATCGGACGCGCGATCTATGGCCTTGCGATCACTTGTCTTTCTGGCTGCGGATGATGATCGCATGGGTCGTTTTCTGGCGCTCACCGGCGTCGATCCGGGCGATATTCGCGCGCTGATGGGCGAGGAAGGCTTTCAAATCGCTCTGCTCGCGCATATTTGCGGCGACGAGCCGCTGCTCCTCGATTTCGCCAGCGGAGAAAATATTTCGCCCGAGAGCGTCGTCGCCGGGCTGATGGCGCTATCCGGCCCCGCGATGGATTGA
- a CDS encoding heme-binding protein, which yields MKTRFALTLADARRVAAAAEAEAVKNDWSVVVAIVDEGGHLVLLQRLDGAQTASAEIATHKARAAALFKRPSKALEDIVAGGRVAMLSLPGITAVEGGLPLVYRGDIVGAIGVSGVQSFQDGIVAKAGADSLDDGQS from the coding sequence ATGAAAACCAGATTTGCGCTCACTCTCGCCGACGCTCGGCGCGTCGCCGCCGCGGCGGAGGCCGAAGCGGTGAAGAATGACTGGAGCGTCGTCGTCGCCATCGTCGACGAGGGCGGCCATCTCGTGCTTTTGCAGCGTCTGGACGGCGCGCAGACCGCCTCCGCCGAGATCGCGACGCATAAGGCGCGCGCAGCGGCTTTGTTCAAGCGTCCGAGCAAGGCGCTCGAGGATATCGTCGCCGGCGGACGCGTCGCCATGCTCAGCCTGCCCGGGATCACGGCCGTGGAAGGCGGGCTGCCGCTCGTCTATCGCGGCGATATTGTGGGAGCGATCGGCGTCTCCGGCGTGCAATCCTTCCAGGACGGCATCGTCGCCAAAGCGGGGGCCGATAGCCTGGATGACGGGCAATCATGA
- a CDS encoding FAD-linked oxidase C-terminal domain-containing protein has translation MSLLMPLPEQAIMARREELLARLRAILPAGNVIADETARRAYECDALVMYRALPLVVALPETVAQVSAIMALAQEMNVKVVPRGAGTSLSGGALPLEDGILLGMAKFNRILEVDFENRCARVQPGVQNLAISKAVEYAGFYYAPDPSSQIACTIGGNVGENAGGVHCLKYGLTTNNILGLEMVLMGGEVLRLGGKHLDSELYDLMGLMTGSEGLLGVVTEVTVRLLQKPVSARGLLLAFPTVEAGARCVGAIIARGIIPGGLEMMDAATIGAVENFQPCGYPLDAGAIVIVELDGTPAEVDHLVAVVEEIARAEGATETRVSQSEAERLRFWAGRKNAFPAVSCIGPDYLCMDGTIPRGRLPEVLTRMDGLAKLHGLRVANVFHAGDGNLHPLILYDASKEGDIERAEKLGADILRLCVEVGGVLTGEHGVGVEKRDLMGEMFDETDLAQQQRVKCAFDPQHRLNPGKVFPTLHRCAELGIMHVQSGKLPFPELPRF, from the coding sequence ATGTCCCTCCTCATGCCGCTACCCGAGCAGGCGATAATGGCGCGCCGCGAGGAGCTGCTCGCGCGCCTGCGCGCCATTCTGCCTGCTGGCAATGTCATTGCGGACGAGACCGCGCGCCGCGCCTATGAATGCGACGCGCTGGTCATGTATCGCGCTCTGCCGCTGGTCGTGGCGCTGCCGGAGACGGTGGCGCAGGTCAGCGCGATCATGGCGCTGGCGCAGGAGATGAATGTGAAAGTTGTGCCGCGCGGCGCCGGCACCTCGCTCTCCGGCGGCGCGCTGCCGCTCGAGGACGGCATTCTGCTCGGAATGGCCAAGTTCAACCGCATATTGGAGGTGGATTTCGAGAATCGCTGCGCGCGCGTGCAGCCCGGCGTGCAAAATCTCGCCATCTCGAAAGCCGTCGAATATGCGGGCTTCTATTATGCGCCCGATCCCTCCTCGCAGATCGCTTGCACCATCGGCGGCAATGTCGGCGAGAACGCCGGCGGCGTGCATTGCCTGAAATATGGGCTGACCACCAACAACATACTCGGACTCGAGATGGTGCTGATGGGCGGCGAGGTGCTGCGCCTCGGCGGCAAGCATCTGGATAGCGAGCTCTATGATCTCATGGGGCTGATGACGGGCTCGGAAGGGCTGCTCGGCGTGGTGACGGAGGTGACGGTGCGGCTGCTGCAAAAGCCCGTCTCCGCGCGCGGCCTGCTGCTCGCTTTTCCCACAGTGGAGGCCGGCGCGCGCTGCGTCGGCGCCATTATCGCGCGCGGTATTATTCCGGGCGGGCTCGAGATGATGGATGCCGCCACCATTGGCGCGGTCGAGAATTTTCAGCCCTGCGGCTATCCGCTCGACGCCGGCGCCATTGTCATCGTGGAGCTGGACGGCACGCCGGCCGAGGTCGATCATCTCGTCGCCGTGGTGGAGGAGATCGCCCGCGCCGAGGGCGCGACGGAGACGCGCGTCTCGCAGAGCGAGGCCGAGCGGCTGCGCTTCTGGGCCGGGCGCAAGAACGCTTTTCCGGCGGTGAGTTGCATCGGCCCGGATTATCTCTGCATGGACGGCACGATCCCGCGCGGCCGACTGCCGGAAGTGCTGACGCGCATGGATGGGCTGGCGAAGCTGCACGGGCTTCGCGTCGCCAATGTGTTTCACGCCGGCGACGGCAATCTGCATCCGCTCATTCTCTATGACGCCTCCAAGGAGGGCGATATCGAACGCGCCGAGAAGCTCGGCGCCGATATTCTCCGCCTTTGCGTCGAAGTCGGCGGCGTGCTGACCGGCGAGCATGGCGTCGGCGTCGAGAAGCGCGATCTGATGGGCGAGATGTTCGACGAGACCGATCTCGCGCAGCAGCAGCGCGTCAAATGCGCCTTCGATCCGCAGCACAGGCTCAATCCGGGAAAAGTGTTTCCGACTCTGCATCGCTGCGCCGAGCTCGGCATTATGCATGTGCAGAGCGGCAAGCTGCCGTTCCCAGAGCTGCCGAGGTTTTGA